In the Clostridium beijerinckii genome, one interval contains:
- a CDS encoding peptide deformylase: protein MIKPIVKDILFLGQKSEEATKNDMVVIDDLIDTLRANLEHCVGLAANMIGVKKRILVFTVGNLIVPMINPVILKKEKPYEIEESCLSLIGFRKTKRYETIEVMYLDRNFNKKKQVFNGFTAQIIQHEMDHFEGIII from the coding sequence ATGATAAAACCAATAGTAAAAGATATATTATTTTTAGGACAAAAATCAGAAGAGGCAACTAAAAATGATATGGTAGTAATTGATGATTTAATAGATACATTAAGAGCAAATTTAGAGCATTGTGTTGGATTGGCTGCTAATATGATTGGAGTAAAAAAGCGTATATTAGTATTTACTGTAGGCAATCTTATTGTACCTATGATAAATCCAGTTATATTAAAAAAGGAAAAGCCTTATGAAATAGAAGAAAGTTGCTTATCTTTAATTGGATTTAGAAAAACAAAGAGATATGAAACGATAGAGGTTATGTATCTTGATAGAAACTTTAATAAGAAAAAGCAAGTGTTTAATGGATTTACAGCACAAATAATTCAACATGAAATGGATCATTTTGAAGGTATAATAATCTAA
- a CDS encoding MurR/RpiR family transcriptional regulator — MRNTVPAVIAKIISRQKNLTFSENEIANFVINNAEFVINNTITNIAIETKVSETSINRFCKKIGFKGFNDFKIALAQDNFYRNLKANDKSRDNNSLIDSIASDYNELILNTCSLINEMDLIKVVEMIKSAKKVNIFSVFGSWQSAIELKQRLNMMGIKAESYNDVYSMKLCSANSSQDDLIIGITRNISVRDIQEPLISGRQNNAKIVTITSYDSPKLSELTDIKIITSDKLAIENNTVISDNMTFLFTIDVIVGMLIKSNKKYLQKKLDSDALFESEQDYSNYYYNL; from the coding sequence ATGAGAAATACTGTTCCAGCAGTTATTGCAAAGATAATTTCAAGACAAAAAAATTTGACTTTTAGTGAAAATGAAATAGCGAATTTTGTCATAAACAATGCAGAATTTGTTATCAATAATACAATTACTAATATAGCAATTGAAACAAAAGTATCTGAAACTAGTATAAATAGATTTTGTAAAAAAATAGGATTCAAGGGATTTAATGATTTTAAAATAGCTTTAGCTCAAGATAATTTTTATCGAAATCTTAAGGCAAATGATAAGAGTAGAGATAACAATAGTCTTATTGATTCTATAGCTTCAGATTATAATGAATTGATACTCAATACATGTTCTTTAATAAATGAAATGGATTTAATTAAAGTAGTTGAAATGATTAAATCTGCTAAGAAAGTTAACATATTTAGTGTATTTGGTTCATGGCAGTCGGCTATTGAACTTAAACAAAGACTAAATATGATGGGAATAAAAGCTGAATCTTATAATGATGTGTATAGTATGAAGCTCTGTAGTGCTAATTCTTCTCAAGATGATTTAATTATAGGTATAACACGTAATATATCAGTAAGAGATATTCAAGAACCTTTAATTAGTGGGCGACAAAATAATGCTAAGATTGTGACAATTACAAGTTATGATTCTCCAAAACTTAGTGAACTTACAGATATTAAGATAATTACTTCAGATAAGTTAGCTATTGAAAATAACACGGTTATTTCAGATAATATGACTTTTCTGTTTACTATTGATGTTATAGTAGGAATGCTTATTAAATCTAACAAGAAGTATTTGCAAAAGAAATTGGATAGCGATGCATTATTTGAAAGTGAACAAGATTACAGTAATTACTATTATAATCTTTAA
- a CDS encoding aldose 1-epimerase — MKIEKITWSGEEAVYFTAGDYEAVMIPKIGANIIELKHKVLGCNIIRTPETLKEFKSKPIIFGIPILFPPGRIEDGKYSVNDMAYELPINDTIRNNHYHGIINKLPFTVTSTKVNKIEEYVEIEVSFWSNSFNEDVFRYFPHEFQCQMTYKLSKKGLEQKITFINCSEKLMPLGVGFHTAFNVPFQADSKKENYALTLSVGDKWLVNSRYLPTGNKVNLCDYEKKYRDGGVIPLEHPVNDTYTVQPLSFQGTPFNGAIIEDKEKNIKLYYEFGKDYKFCTVWNNEASSDFICIEPQTWMNNAPNLKLSSEETGFRVLLSGEKWSETTKIFIE, encoded by the coding sequence GTGAAAATAGAAAAGATAACGTGGTCTGGAGAAGAAGCAGTATATTTCACTGCTGGAGATTATGAAGCAGTCATGATACCTAAAATCGGAGCTAATATTATTGAATTAAAGCATAAAGTACTAGGTTGCAATATCATAAGAACTCCAGAAACATTAAAGGAATTTAAGAGTAAGCCAATAATATTTGGAATTCCAATTTTATTTCCACCAGGAAGAATTGAAGATGGAAAATATTCAGTTAATGATATGGCATATGAACTTCCAATAAACGACACTATAAGAAATAATCATTACCATGGAATAATAAATAAATTGCCTTTTACAGTAACTAGCACTAAGGTTAATAAGATTGAAGAGTATGTCGAAATTGAAGTATCCTTTTGGAGTAATTCATTTAATGAAGATGTATTTAGGTATTTTCCACATGAGTTTCAATGCCAAATGACCTATAAATTATCTAAAAAAGGATTAGAACAAAAAATAACCTTTATAAATTGTAGTGAAAAACTAATGCCTTTAGGAGTCGGATTCCATACAGCTTTTAATGTTCCATTTCAAGCTGACAGCAAAAAAGAAAATTATGCATTAACTTTATCAGTAGGAGATAAGTGGTTAGTTAATTCAAGATATTTACCCACTGGGAATAAGGTTAATTTATGTGATTATGAGAAGAAATACAGGGATGGTGGAGTAATTCCGCTTGAACATCCGGTGAACGATACATACACAGTACAGCCTTTAAGTTTTCAAGGTACACCTTTTAATGGTGCTATTATTGAGGATAAAGAAAAAAATATAAAGTTATATTATGAGTTTGGTAAAGACTATAAATTTTGTACAGTATGGAATAATGAAGCTTCATCAGATTTTATTTGTATCGAGCCACAAACATGGATGAATAATGCACCAAATTTAAAATTGTCTTCAGAAGAGACAGGCTTTAGAGTATTACTATCTGGTGAGAAGTGGAGCGAAACTACTAAAATATTTATAGAGTAA
- a CDS encoding hydantoinase/oxoprolinase family protein has translation MAKKVRIGIDVGGTFTDAVVIDNDTYEIIAKQKISTTHSEAEGVAGGIVKIINKVLTDNNISPDDVVFIAHGTTQATNALLEGDVAQVGIIGMGTGMDAGSAKNETNTADIELAPKKYLKTYHTFIDSKNLNSKIVEKSINELQSQGAEVIVASEAYSVDNPKNEQDVIEIANNKSLYATGGHEISQLYGLKTRTRTAVVNASLIPKMMETANMTEKAVKNAQIKSQLMIMRCDGGVMSVDEVRKRPILTMLSGLAAGVAGALMYEKISDGIFFEVGGTSVDISVIKDGKVMIKNAQVGGHKTYLRSLDVRTLAVAGGSMIKIENNKISDVGPRSAHIAGVDYECFADPENIQEPKIKFISPRESDPKNYAIIECSNGKEFSYTLAGASNLLGYVPEGDYARGNAESNKKAWQVLGDYLNISAEEAAKQVMDIAVNKVMKVVNEMVEEYELDRKFITLVGGGGSGAVLVHALADKGGFKSKVAENAPYISTIGVALAMVREQIERSVVAPSEDDIKKIREDIIEKIVQSGANEATVDVTIEIDSQKNILRAIATGSTELRSKDLAQSVASEDDMKEVVSGALSVEKSTVELVSNTGRWYLFKAVTQKKAFFGLFKKTLNNICMVDREGVVRLKRENAYNLTFRKDATLSDFVAFLDQHTIYSDANATIPKVFLFYKEKMLDLTGMQTKEQLLSIIDVETKFMENDEKIITVVYK, from the coding sequence ATGGCTAAGAAGGTTAGAATTGGTATCGATGTAGGTGGAACTTTTACCGATGCAGTAGTAATAGATAATGATACATATGAAATTATTGCAAAACAAAAAATAAGTACAACACATAGTGAAGCAGAGGGAGTTGCAGGTGGTATAGTCAAAATAATAAATAAAGTATTGACTGACAATAATATATCCCCTGATGATGTGGTGTTCATTGCTCATGGAACAACACAAGCAACTAATGCTTTGCTTGAAGGGGATGTAGCACAAGTTGGTATAATAGGTATGGGAACAGGTATGGATGCTGGAAGTGCAAAAAATGAGACAAATACAGCAGATATAGAATTGGCTCCTAAAAAATATTTAAAAACATATCATACTTTCATAGATTCTAAGAATTTAAATAGCAAAATTGTAGAGAAATCAATTAATGAACTTCAAAGTCAAGGTGCAGAAGTTATAGTTGCATCAGAAGCGTATAGTGTTGACAATCCTAAAAATGAGCAGGATGTAATAGAGATAGCTAATAATAAGTCACTATATGCAACAGGAGGACATGAAATATCACAGCTATATGGTTTGAAAACGAGAACACGAACAGCAGTAGTAAATGCGAGCTTAATCCCTAAGATGATGGAAACAGCAAATATGACCGAAAAGGCAGTAAAGAATGCACAAATAAAATCTCAATTAATGATAATGAGATGTGATGGTGGAGTAATGAGCGTTGATGAAGTGAGAAAACGTCCTATACTTACAATGCTATCTGGTCTTGCAGCGGGAGTTGCTGGGGCTCTTATGTATGAAAAAATTTCAGATGGAATATTCTTTGAAGTTGGAGGTACAAGTGTAGATATTTCTGTTATTAAAGATGGAAAGGTAATGATAAAAAATGCACAGGTTGGTGGACATAAAACTTATTTAAGATCACTTGATGTTCGTACTTTAGCGGTAGCAGGCGGTAGTATGATAAAAATAGAAAATAATAAAATTAGTGATGTAGGACCAAGAAGTGCACATATAGCTGGAGTGGATTATGAATGTTTTGCAGATCCTGAGAATATCCAAGAACCTAAAATCAAATTCATAAGTCCAAGGGAAAGCGATCCAAAGAATTATGCAATTATTGAGTGCTCAAATGGAAAGGAATTTTCTTATACACTTGCAGGTGCTTCAAATCTTTTAGGTTATGTACCAGAGGGGGATTATGCTAGAGGTAATGCGGAAAGTAATAAAAAAGCATGGCAGGTTTTAGGAGATTACTTAAATATTTCTGCTGAGGAAGCAGCTAAGCAAGTTATGGATATAGCGGTAAATAAAGTAATGAAAGTCGTTAACGAAATGGTTGAAGAATATGAATTAGATAGAAAATTCATTACACTTGTAGGTGGTGGCGGAAGTGGAGCTGTGCTTGTTCACGCACTTGCTGATAAAGGTGGATTTAAATCAAAGGTAGCAGAAAATGCACCTTACATATCCACAATTGGTGTTGCGCTTGCTATGGTTCGTGAGCAGATAGAAAGATCGGTAGTTGCTCCTTCAGAAGATGATATTAAGAAAATTAGAGAAGATATAATTGAAAAAATAGTACAGTCTGGAGCAAATGAAGCTACTGTTGATGTAACTATCGAAATAGATTCGCAAAAAAATATACTTAGAGCAATTGCAACAGGATCAACTGAACTTAGATCAAAAGACCTTGCTCAAAGTGTTGCATCAGAAGATGATATGAAGGAAGTAGTATCAGGTGCACTTAGTGTTGAAAAATCAACAGTTGAATTAGTATCTAATACAGGAAGATGGTATTTATTTAAGGCTGTTACTCAAAAGAAAGCTTTTTTTGGACTGTTCAAAAAAACATTAAACAATATTTGTATGGTTGATAGAGAAGGCGTCGTTCGTTTAAAGAGAGAAAATGCATATAACTTAACGTTTAGAAAAGATGCAACTTTATCAGATTTTGTAGCTTTTCTTGATCAACACACAATATATTCTGATGCTAATGCTACTATACCAAAGGTATTCCTATTCTATAAAGAGAAGATGCTTGATTTAACAGGCATGCAAACAAAGGAACAACTTCTTTCTATAATAGATGTAGAAACTAAGTTTATGGAAAATGATGAAAAAATTATTACTGTTGTATATAAGTAA
- the ppsA gene encoding phosphoenolpyruvate synthase → MNSYVLSFQEIDKTKISMVGGKGANLGELSRITEILVPEGFCVTTEAYKKITENNEELKGLLDELSHFGVEDIEKIREISSEIRKVIEGITIPEVINEEIARFILRLGEKDSYAVRSSATAEDLPTASFAGQQDTYLNIIGKESILKHIRKCLASLFTERAVIYRIQNEFDHNKVHLSVVVQKMVFPKAAGILFTADPVTCNRKVVSIDASFGLGEALVSGLVNADNYRVRNDKIVDKKISTKKLGIYSLKDGGTEKLAIEPEMQNSQVLTDEQILRLTHMGRKIEEHFGCPQDIEWCLDHDTFYIVQSRPITTLYPIPETNDEKKHVYLSVGHQQMMTDPLKPLGMSLKELISFGRWFKAGGRLFVDVAPMLASPDGRKNLLNNMKQLEPLTEDAIMTIIERDFIKCLPNDKEEQSDIKSKSAAGSEPQKELDPTIVSELIKKSQSSIEELKQKIQTKSGVDLIDFILEDINELKRILFDPQSTAVFMSAINASLWTNEKMNEWLGEKNAADIISQSVPNNITSEMGLELMDVADVIRPYPEIVDFLQHVKDDNFLEEVIKFYGGKETRDAILSYLRKFGMRCSGEIDITRTRFSEKPITLVPMILSNIKNFEPSAGKMKFEQGRQEALNKEQELLSRLRELPDGEQKAKETKRNIDLIRNFIGYREYPKYGMISRYFVYKQALMKEAKRLVQDGVIHEKEDIYYLTLEELREVVHTNKLDYDIIIKRKDEHKLNEKLTPPRVMTSDGEIITGKYKRENLPAGAIAGLAVSSGVIEGRARVILNMEDAVLEAGDILVTSFTDPSWTPLFVSIKGLVTEIGGLMTHGAVIAREYGLPAVVGVENATKLIKDGQRIRVNGTEGYIEIL, encoded by the coding sequence ATGAATTCATATGTACTTAGCTTTCAGGAGATTGATAAAACAAAGATTTCCATGGTTGGAGGGAAAGGCGCTAATCTAGGAGAATTATCTAGAATTACTGAAATTTTAGTACCAGAAGGTTTTTGTGTTACAACAGAAGCGTATAAAAAAATAACTGAAAATAATGAAGAACTTAAAGGTTTATTAGATGAATTATCGCATTTTGGAGTAGAAGACATAGAAAAAATAAGAGAAATTAGCAGTGAAATTCGCAAGGTAATTGAAGGGATAACTATACCTGAGGTTATTAACGAAGAGATTGCAAGATTTATATTAAGACTTGGTGAAAAAGATTCATATGCTGTACGTTCTAGTGCAACCGCAGAGGATTTGCCGACAGCCTCTTTTGCAGGTCAGCAGGATACGTATTTAAATATTATTGGAAAGGAATCAATTTTAAAACATATCAGAAAGTGCTTGGCATCACTGTTTACAGAGAGAGCAGTAATTTATCGTATTCAAAACGAATTTGACCACAATAAAGTGCACCTTTCTGTGGTTGTTCAGAAGATGGTATTCCCTAAGGCGGCAGGAATTTTGTTTACTGCTGATCCTGTTACTTGTAATAGAAAAGTGGTATCTATTGATGCAAGCTTTGGACTAGGAGAGGCTTTGGTTTCTGGATTAGTGAATGCTGATAATTATAGAGTACGCAACGATAAGATAGTAGATAAGAAAATATCTACTAAGAAGCTAGGTATCTATTCTTTAAAAGATGGTGGTACCGAAAAGTTGGCGATTGAGCCTGAGATGCAAAATAGTCAAGTGCTCACAGATGAACAGATTTTGAGACTTACGCATATGGGTAGAAAGATTGAAGAGCATTTTGGATGTCCACAAGACATAGAATGGTGTTTGGATCACGATACCTTTTATATTGTTCAGAGCCGACCAATCACTACTTTATATCCAATTCCTGAAACGAATGATGAAAAAAAACATGTCTATTTATCTGTGGGGCATCAACAAATGATGACCGATCCTTTGAAGCCACTCGGAATGTCTTTAAAGGAGTTAATATCTTTTGGTCGATGGTTTAAGGCTGGTGGAAGGTTGTTTGTTGATGTAGCACCAATGCTCGCTTCACCAGATGGCAGAAAAAACTTATTAAATAATATGAAACAACTCGAACCTCTCACAGAAGATGCAATTATGACCATAATAGAGCGAGATTTCATAAAATGCTTACCAAATGATAAAGAGGAACAGAGCGACATTAAAAGTAAATCAGCTGCAGGTTCAGAGCCACAAAAGGAATTGGATCCGACAATCGTTTCTGAGCTGATTAAGAAGAGTCAATCATCCATAGAGGAGTTAAAACAAAAAATCCAAACTAAATCAGGAGTAGATTTAATTGATTTTATTCTAGAAGATATAAATGAGTTAAAGAGGATTTTATTTGACCCACAAAGTACAGCTGTATTTATGTCTGCTATAAATGCTTCGCTTTGGACTAATGAAAAGATGAACGAGTGGTTAGGTGAAAAAAATGCAGCCGATATCATTTCTCAATCAGTACCAAACAACATTACTTCGGAAATGGGTCTAGAGTTAATGGATGTGGCAGATGTGATACGTCCTTATCCAGAAATAGTTGATTTTTTACAACATGTAAAAGATGATAACTTTTTGGAGGAAGTGATTAAGTTTTATGGTGGAAAGGAAACCAGAGATGCAATCTTGTCTTATCTTAGGAAATTTGGGATGCGCTGCAGCGGAGAAATAGATATTACTAGAACTAGATTTAGCGAAAAACCAATTACACTTGTCCCTATGATTTTAAGCAATATCAAAAACTTTGAGCCGAGTGCTGGCAAAATGAAATTTGAGCAAGGGCGACAGGAAGCTTTGAATAAAGAACAAGAGTTATTAAGTCGGTTACGAGAGTTACCTGATGGTGAACAAAAGGCAAAAGAAACAAAACGAAATATCGACTTGATCAGGAATTTTATAGGTTATCGTGAATACCCAAAATACGGTATGATTAGCCGCTATTTTGTTTATAAGCAGGCCCTAATGAAAGAAGCGAAACGACTCGTACAAGATGGTGTTATTCATGAAAAAGAAGATATTTATTACCTTACTCTTGAGGAACTTCGCGAAGTAGTACACACAAATAAACTTGATTATGATATTATAATCAAGCGAAAAGACGAGCACAAATTAAATGAAAAACTAACACCACCACGTGTTATGACCTCTGATGGTGAAATCATTACAGGTAAATATAAACGAGAAAATCTTCCAGCTGGTGCGATTGCAGGTCTAGCTGTTTCGTCTGGAGTAATCGAGGGAAGAGCACGTGTCATCTTAAACATGGAAGATGCTGTGCTAGAAGCAGGAGATATATTAGTCACCTCCTTTACAGACCCTAGCTGGACACCATTATTTGTATCAATAAAAGGTCTAGTGACTGAAATTGGTGGACTCATGACTCATGGAGCCGTTATCGCGCGTGAATATGGATTACCAGCAGTTGTAGGTGTAGAGAATGCTACTAAACTGATAAAAGATGGGCAGAGAATCCGAGTGAATGGAACTGAAGGATATATAGAAATTTTATAG
- a CDS encoding RBBP9/YdeN family alpha/beta hydrolase produces MNIKIVPGLNNSGPEHWQTIWEKKYGFKRIIQEEWDYPVYKEWEKNLIENLSRGNSFDVVLVAHSLGCLLTVKAMPKIRKYLKAVFLVAPPDPNKEQFPNFLDSFEHLPEDNLQLPGMLIYSENDQYSSSLFCIEKGKQWGLETVSVGKKGHINSESNIDDWNEGFNLFQKLLERIR; encoded by the coding sequence ATGAATATAAAGATAGTTCCTGGCCTTAATAACTCTGGGCCAGAACATTGGCAGACTATTTGGGAGAAAAAGTATGGATTTAAAAGAATAATCCAAGAGGAATGGGATTATCCTGTATATAAAGAATGGGAAAAAAATTTAATAGAAAATCTTTCAAGAGGAAATAGCTTTGATGTAGTATTGGTTGCACACAGCCTTGGCTGCTTGCTTACTGTAAAAGCTATGCCTAAGATACGAAAGTACTTGAAAGCAGTCTTCTTAGTGGCTCCACCTGATCCAAACAAGGAACAATTTCCGAATTTTTTAGATTCCTTTGAACATTTGCCAGAAGATAACCTGCAGCTACCTGGAATGCTAATTTATAGTGAGAATGATCAATATTCCTCATCTCTGTTTTGTATAGAAAAAGGCAAACAGTGGGGCCTTGAAACAGTATCTGTGGGCAAAAAGGGTCATATAAACAGTGAATCCAATATAGATGATTGGAATGAAGGATTTAATTTATTTCAGAAACTATTGGAAAGAATCCGATAA
- a CDS encoding aldo/keto reductase, with protein MNLINKEIKAVNGIKIPQVGFGVYKLNKGEDFETAVGEAIKIGYRHFDTAKIYGNEKDLGLAIEKSQIPRDEFFITSKVWNTDHGYEATKKAFEKTCKNLNVEYLDMYLIHFASLYYLETWHAMEDLYLQGKIKVIGVANFEIQHLEELMKNSKITPMINQIETHPEFPQNELHQYLTKHKILHEAWAPLGQGNKALLENTVLKKIANHHEKTVAQVILRWHIQRGIIIIPKSSNPKRIKENIQLFDFELSSEEMEKINQLNTGKRYSHSPTGYMINPLYNKLMKIFIK; from the coding sequence ATGAATCTAATAAATAAAGAAATAAAAGCAGTAAATGGCATTAAAATACCTCAGGTTGGTTTCGGGGTATATAAACTAAATAAAGGGGAAGATTTTGAAACTGCTGTGGGTGAAGCTATTAAAATTGGATATCGTCATTTTGATACTGCTAAAATTTATGGCAATGAAAAAGATTTAGGATTAGCAATTGAAAAAAGTCAGATACCAAGGGATGAATTTTTTATTACTTCGAAGGTTTGGAATACGGATCATGGTTATGAAGCTACTAAGAAAGCCTTTGAAAAAACTTGTAAAAATCTGAACGTAGAGTACCTTGATATGTACCTAATTCATTTTGCTTCACTTTATTATTTAGAAACGTGGCATGCTATGGAAGATTTATATTTACAGGGTAAAATCAAAGTGATTGGAGTTGCAAATTTTGAGATACAACATCTTGAAGAATTAATGAAAAACTCAAAGATTACACCGATGATTAATCAGATTGAGACTCATCCAGAGTTTCCACAAAATGAGCTACATCAATATCTTACTAAACATAAGATTCTGCATGAAGCTTGGGCACCCTTAGGTCAAGGAAATAAAGCTTTGCTGGAAAATACAGTATTGAAAAAAATTGCAAATCATCATGAAAAAACAGTGGCTCAAGTAATTTTACGTTGGCATATACAAAGGGGAATTATTATTATCCCCAAATCGTCAAATCCCAAAAGAATCAAAGAGAACATTCAGTTGTTTGACTTTGAATTATCAAGTGAAGAAATGGAAAAAATTAATCAACTAAATACAGGGAAAAGGTATTCTCATAGTCCTACAGGCTATATGATTAATCCACTTTATAATAAACTGATGAAAATTTTCATTAAATAA
- a CDS encoding ArsR/SmtB family transcription factor: protein MNEQDKLRQLENEFKECRSVLAAIGDETRQLIILSLMKGTYPGIRVGEITKGTHLSRPAVSHHLKILKEAKIVTLVKQGTMNFYHINPAKSDLILMKRLFSHVEEFMCDCWKDN, encoded by the coding sequence ATGAACGAACAAGATAAATTAAGGCAACTAGAAAATGAGTTCAAAGAATGTAGATCAGTGCTAGCTGCTATTGGGGATGAGACAAGGCAATTAATTATTTTAAGCTTAATGAAAGGAACATATCCTGGAATAAGGGTTGGAGAAATAACTAAAGGGACACATTTGTCACGTCCAGCTGTTTCGCATCATTTAAAAATATTAAAAGAAGCCAAAATTGTAACTTTAGTCAAGCAAGGAACGATGAATTTCTATCATATAAATCCAGCTAAAAGCGATTTGATTCTGATGAAGAGGTTATTTTCTCATGTTGAAGAATTTATGTGTGATTGCTGGAAGGACAACTAG
- a CDS encoding Vat family streptogramin A O-acetyltransferase, whose product MTGPDKEKLYPNTNIKTVCYISNLPKKSNVEIGEYTYYSDNKKSPEKFYDNIEHHYEFLGDKLIIGKFCAIAEGIKFIMDGANHRMDGVTTYPFNIFGGGWEKVTPTVEQLPFKGDTVIGNDVWMGQNVTIMPGVKVGDGAIISTNSTVVKDVEPYTIYGGNPAKFIKKRFSDEKIEFLLKLQWWNWDEEKIFNNIEKLTSEVGLDQLMKEYI is encoded by the coding sequence ATGACAGGACCAGACAAGGAAAAGCTATATCCAAATACAAATATAAAGACGGTTTGTTATATAAGTAATCTACCTAAAAAATCTAATGTTGAGATTGGAGAATATACTTATTATAGTGATAATAAAAAATCTCCTGAGAAATTTTATGATAATATAGAGCATCATTATGAATTCCTGGGAGATAAACTTATAATAGGCAAGTTTTGCGCAATTGCAGAGGGGATTAAGTTTATCATGGATGGAGCAAACCACAGAATGGATGGAGTTACAACTTATCCCTTCAATATCTTTGGAGGTGGTTGGGAAAAGGTCACTCCAACAGTAGAACAGTTGCCTTTTAAGGGAGATACAGTAATTGGAAATGATGTGTGGATGGGTCAAAATGTAACTATTATGCCAGGGGTCAAGGTTGGTGATGGTGCGATTATTTCTACAAATTCAACTGTAGTGAAAGATGTTGAGCCGTATACTATTTATGGCGGTAATCCAGCCAAGTTTATTAAAAAGCGTTTTAGTGATGAAAAAATTGAATTTTTACTGAAGCTTCAATGGTGGAATTGGGACGAAGAGAAGATATTTAATAATATTGAAAAGTTAACATCAGAAGTTGGTTTAGATCAATTAATGAAAGAATATATATAA
- a CDS encoding ROK family protein: MKYFIGIDIGGTNLRAAILDNEYNLIDKFKIDNIVEKGAKCNIDNLINMIKEKWNKYKVEAIGVACPGPLDIRNGVIINPPNLRGWEGFKIKKYFEEHFELPVIVNNDANLAGYCEAKIGAAKNAESVYYITLSTGVGGGFIYKNQIVNGFNNIAGEVCNMIINEDEYRHAGLNSGGLEGQCSGVSISRIGSEKCGQEFSTKDIFDKASGGDVDCLDVLNEWTINLSKAIANIITTVDPEVIVLGGSVILNNSNYLEKLINEVKLRVFNNINVNIKLAKIGDDAGLLGAGILASCLN, from the coding sequence ATGAAATATTTTATAGGAATTGATATAGGAGGCACCAACTTAAGAGCTGCCATTTTAGATAATGAATATAATTTAATTGATAAATTTAAAATAGATAATATTGTAGAAAAGGGAGCAAAATGCAATATAGATAATTTAATAAATATGATAAAAGAAAAATGGAATAAATATAAAGTTGAAGCTATTGGTGTAGCATGCCCAGGCCCTTTGGATATAAGAAATGGAGTGATAATCAATCCTCCTAATTTAAGAGGATGGGAAGGCTTTAAGATAAAGAAATATTTTGAAGAACATTTTGAATTACCTGTAATTGTAAATAATGATGCAAATTTAGCGGGATATTGCGAAGCCAAGATAGGTGCAGCTAAAAATGCTGAAAGTGTATATTACATTACTCTATCAACAGGAGTAGGTGGTGGATTTATTTATAAAAATCAAATAGTCAATGGCTTTAACAATATAGCTGGAGAAGTATGCAACATGATAATAAACGAAGATGAATATAGACATGCAGGTTTAAATTCAGGAGGATTAGAAGGACAATGCAGTGGTGTAAGTATTTCTAGAATAGGCAGTGAGAAATGTGGACAAGAATTTTCTACAAAAGATATTTTTGATAAAGCGAGTGGAGGAGACGTAGACTGTTTAGACGTTTTAAATGAATGGACTATAAATTTATCTAAAGCAATTGCTAATATAATAACTACAGTAGATCCAGAAGTTATAGTACTTGGCGGATCAGTTATTTTAAACAATTCTAATTACTTAGAAAAATTAATTAATGAAGTTAAGCTAAGAGTATTTAACAATATTAATGTAAATATTAAATTGGCTAAAATAGGTGATGATGCAGGATTGCTTGGAGCGGGTATTCTAGCATCTTGCTTAAACTGA